The following proteins are encoded in a genomic region of Coffea eugenioides isolate CCC68of chromosome 6, Ceug_1.0, whole genome shotgun sequence:
- the LOC113773852 gene encoding disease resistance protein RPM1-like: MVTITTGEPTRCPSEKVRRLIVHSSSGSNNTQQRPNYCFDHLRSFVTVGSKNPLLSRMLLSEVSRGSKLLKVLDLRRQKTLKEIPNGIFKLFHLKHLDLHGTGVERVSKGIGKLQHLEYLDLGKTRVMELPMEILELQKLRALRVYQQVDSSDNDYGFHGFKAPLNMGGLLVLEVLDCIDASSGSTIVKEIGKLTQLRELCITKLRREDGKELCSSLANLTNLRELSVESIGKGDDHEIIDLNHHHPSLSSSSSFLQSLRMLLLCGRLEKMPQWVAHQHGLVRIDLNWSGLRGEENPLESLQHLPNLGEINFCGSYQGEGLCFKAAGFLKLKEMHLKRMEGLRWMRVEEGALPRLQTLILEKLPSLEELPMGIQYLIQLQRLSLYEVGSQLREKLLENQKEESEDHRRIAHIPEILIGYYTDDRKWRQHQLWEEKKKT; the protein is encoded by the coding sequence ATGGTCACAATTACTACCGGAGAACCAACAAGGTGCCCGTCCGAGAAGGTACGCCGTCTAATAGTCCATAGTAGTAGTGGTAGTAACAACACCCAGCAAAGACCAAATTATTGCTTTGACCACCTTCGGTCATTCGTTACAGTTGGATCCAAAAACCCACTCCTGTCCAGAATGTTGTTATCTGAAGTTTCACGGGGTAGTAAGTTGTTAAAAGTTTTGGATTTGAGACGTCAAAAGACACTGAAGGAAATACCAAATGGgattttcaaattgtttcacCTCAAGCATCTGGACCTACATGGTACAGGAGTGGAGAGAGTCTCAAAAGGCATTGGGAAGCTTCAACACTTGGAGTATCTGGATTTGGGAAAAACCAGAGTTATGGAATTACCTATGGAAATCCTAGAGCTGCAAAAACTTCGGGCTCTCAGAGTATATCAACAAGTTGATTCTTCCGATAATGATTATGGATTTCATGGATTTAAAGCTCCCTTGAATATGGGAGGGCTTCTTGTCCTAGAAGTATTAGACTGCATAGATGCAAGTAGTGGATCCACAATAGTTAAGGAGATAGGAAAGTTGACCCAATTAAGAGAATTATGTATTACTAAGTTAAGAAGAGAAGATGGAAAAGAGCTCTGCTCCTCCCTTGCCAACCTCACCAATCTTCGGGAATTAAGTGTTGAATCAATTGGAAAAGGTGATGATCATGAGATAATCGATCTAAATCATCATcatccttctctttcttcttcttcatcgtTTCTTCAATCTCTTCGTATGTTGCTTTTGTGTGGCCGCTTAGAAAAGATGCCACAATGGGTAGCTCATCAACACGGCTTGGTAAGAATAGATTTGAATTGGAGCGGGTTAAGGGGTGAGGAGAATCCGCTTGAATCCCTCCAACATTTGCCCAATTTGGGTGAAATTAATTTCTGTGGATCTTACCAGGGAGAAGGGTTGTGTTTCAAGGCTGCAGGGTTCCTAAAGCTGAAGGAGATGCACTTAAAGAGAATGGAAGGGTTgagatggatgagagtggaggagGGTGCATTGCCTCGTCTCCAAACACTAATCCTGGAAAAACTTCCATCACTAGAGGAGCTGCCTATGGGTATTCAGTATTTGATCCAGCTTCAACGGCTTTCTTTGTATGAGGTGGGTTCTCAATTGAGAGAGAAGCTGTTAGAGAATCAGAAGGAAGAAAGTGAAGATCACAGAAGAATCGCACACATTCCTGAAATTCTCATTGGTTACTATACAGATGATAGGAAATGGAGACAGCACCAGCTAtgggaggagaagaagaaaacataG
- the LOC113773853 gene encoding disease resistance protein RPM1-like: protein MAETVLSFVLDQLSTFLREEGGLLGGLRQDVQSIRDELGHMRAFLREAEAKEEDAQPRLQEWIKQVREAAYDTEDILDEFVARFARHRTTGFYGSVRRIFSSIKNLRARHRVASEIQSIKSRIKSISEGHQRYQSEYGISAQASNSLSAVNNTTWRYSRDDALLVEEDKLVGIDQPKKHLISQLVEGDDYQLKVVSVVGMGGLGKTTLVKKVHEDLEVRRHFPVRAWVTVSQTCDFEYLLKDLIRQLHKEGKKPVPQLIESMTTTELKEIIKDFLQQAGRYAIVFDDVWDVEFWNTIKFALPESSCGNRVMLTTRKADVATASCTESLGYIHRMGPLSFEDSWTLFCNKIFKGNSCPGHLMDVAKGILDKCEGLPLAILAISGLLASKDVNRIDEWEMVQRSLGGELEGTGKLDRVKKILSLSYSDLPWHLKTCLLYTSIYPEDYRIGCLRLVNLWIAERFVE from the coding sequence ATGGCAGAAACGGTTCTCTCTTTTGTGCTGGATCAACTCTCAACTTTTCTGCGCGAGGAGGGAGGACTATTGGGAGGGCTTCGGCAAGATGTCCAATCCATCCGGGATGAGTTGGGGCACATGAGAGCTTTCCTGAGAGAGGcagaagcaaaagaagaagatgCTCAACCCAGGCTCCAAGAATGGATCAAGCAAGTGCGAGAGGCTGCTTATGACACTGAAGACATTCTTGATGAATTTGTAGCTCGCTTTGCTCGGCATCGCACAACAGGATTCTACGGCTCTGTTCGGAGAATTTTCAGCTCCATCAAGAATTTGAGAGCTCGTCATCGTGTTGCTAGCGAAATACAAAGCATCAAGTCCAGAATCAAAAGTATTTCTGAAGGTCATCAAAGATATCAATCCGAATATGGTATCTCTGCCCAAGCGTCCAACTCACTATCTGCTGTGAACAACACAACATGGCGATATAGCAGAGATGATGCGCTGCTTGTGGAAGAAGATAAATTAGTTGGCATTGACCAGCCCAAGAAGCATCTAATTTCTCAGCTCGTCGAAGGGGATGATTACCAACTGAAAGTTGTTTCAGTCGTTGGTATGGGAGGACTCGGCAAAACTACCCTAGTGAAAAAAGTCCACGAGGATCTTGAAGTTAGAAGGCATTTCCCAGTTCGTGCTTGGGTAACTGTCTCTCAAACATGTGACTTTGAGTACCTCCTGAAAGACTTGATTCGGCAGTTACACAAGGAAGGGAAGAAACCAGTCCCACAATTGATCGAGTCCATGACTACCACCGAGCTGAAAGAAattatcaaagattttcttcaacaaGCCGGAAGGTATGCAATTGTTTTTGATGATGTATGGGACGTTGAATTTTGGAATACCATCAAATTTGCACTGCCCGAGAGTAGCTGTGGCAACCGTGTCATGCTAACAACTCGAAAAGCGGATGTAGCCACTGCCTCTTGTACAGAATCTCTAGGTTATATCCATAGAATGGGGCCGCTGTCCTTTGAAGATTCATGGACCCTATTTTGTAACAAGATCTTTAAGGGAAATAGTTGCCCTGGCCATTTGATGGATGTTGCCAAAGGTATATTGGATAAATGTGAGGGCTTGCCCCTTGCGATTCTTGCAATTAGTGGACTTTTGGCTTCGAAAGATGTAAACAGAATAGACGAATGGGAGATGGTTCAACGCAGTCTTGGAGGTGAATTAGAAGGCACGGGTAAGCTGGACAGAGTTAAAAAGATACTCTCTCTCAGTTATAGCGACCTGCCTTGGCATCTCAAGACATGTCTGTTGTACACAAGCATTTATCCAGAGGATTACAGAATTGGATGCCTAAGACTTGTTAATTTGTGGATTGCTGAAAGGTTTGTAGAATAG